From the genome of Bos taurus isolate L1 Dominette 01449 registration number 42190680 breed Hereford chromosome 2, ARS-UCD2.0, whole genome shotgun sequence, one region includes:
- the FAM43B gene encoding protein FAM43B → MLPWRRNKFVLVEDDAKRKAKSLSPGLAYTSLLSSFLRSCPDLLPDWPLERLGRVFRSRRQKVELNKEDPTYTVWYLGNAVTLHAKGDGCTDDAVGKIWARCGPGGGTKMKLTLGPHGLRMQPCERSSSGGPGGRRPAHAYLLPRITYCAADARHPRVFTWVYRHQARHKAVVLRCHAVLLARAHKARALARLLRQTALAAFTDFKRLQRQSDARHVRQQHLRAGGAPAASLPRAPLRRLLNAKCAYRPPPAAERGRGAPRLSSIQEEDEDQDEDAGPRERPEVLSLARELRTCSLRAAPAPPPPSQPRRWKAGPRERAGQAR, encoded by the coding sequence atGCTGCCCTGGAGGCGTAACAAATTCGTGCTGGTGGAGGACGACGCCAAGCGCAAGGCCAAGAGCCTGAGCCCGGGGCTCGCCTACACGTCGCTGCTCTCCAGCTTCCTGCGCTCCTGCCCGGACCTGCTGCCCGACTGGCCGCTGGAGCGCCTGGGCCGCGTGTTCCGCAGCCGGCGCCAGAAAGTGGAGCTCAACAAGGAGGACCCGACCTACACCGTGTGGTACCTCGGCAACGCCGTCACCCTGCACGCCAAGGGCGACGGCTGTACCGACGACGCCGTGGGCAAGATCTGGGCGCGCTGCGGGCCGGGCGGGGGCACCAAGATGAAGCTGACGCTGGGGCCGCACGGCCTCCGCATGCAGCCGTGCGAGCGCAGCAGCTCGGGGGGCCCCGGGGGCCGCCGGCCGGCGCACGCCTACCTGCTGCCGCGCATCACCTACTGCGCGGCGGACGCGCGCCACCCGCGCGTCTTCACCTGGGTCTACCGCCACCAGGCGCGCCACAAGGCCGTGGTGCTGCGCTGCCACGCCGTGCTGCTGGCGCGGGCGCACAAGGCGCGCGCCCTGGCCCGCCTGCTCCGCCAGACCGCGCTGGCGGCCTTCACCGACTTCAAGCGCCTGCAGCGCCAGAGCGACGCACGCCACGTGCGCCAGCAGCACCTCCGCGCCGGGGGCGCCCCCGCCGCCTCGCTGCCCCGCGCCCCGCTGCGCCGGCTCCTCAACGCCAAGTGCGCCTACCGGCCGCCCCCCGCCGCCGAGCGCGGCCGCGGGGCGCCGCGCCTCAGCAGCATCCAGGAGGAGGACGAGGACCAGGACGAGGACGCGGGGCCGCGCGAGCGGCCGGAGGTGCTCAGCCTGGCCCGCGAGCTGAGGACGTGCAGCCTGCGGGCCGCCCCGGCGCCTCCGCCGCCCTCGCAGCCCCGCCGCTGGAAGGCCGGCCCCCGGGAGCGAGCGGGCCAGGCGCGCTGA